Proteins from a single region of Acinonyx jubatus isolate Ajub_Pintada_27869175 chromosome D3, VMU_Ajub_asm_v1.0, whole genome shotgun sequence:
- the RASL10A gene encoding ras-like protein family member 10A isoform X1, producing the protein MGGSLRVAVLGAPGVGKTAIIRQFLFGDYPERHRPTDGPRLYRPAVLLDGAVYDLSIRDGDGAPPSQNPGGPELPKIRPGDFETHEWPDPKDWSLQDTDAFVLVYDICSPDSFDYVKALRQRISETRPAGAPEAPILVVGNKRDRQRLRFGPRRALAALVRRGWRCGYLECSAKYNWHVLRLFRELLRCALVRARPAHPALRLQGALHPARCSLM; encoded by the exons ATGGGGGGCAGCCTGCGGGTGGCCGTGCTGGGCGCCCCTGGCGTGGGCAAGACGGCCATCATCCGCCAGTTCCTGTTCGGTGACTACCCGGAGCGCCACCGGCCCACGGACGGGCCACGCCTCTACCGGCCCGCGGTGCTGCTCGACGGCGCGGTCTACGACCTGAGCATCCGGGACGGCGACGGCGCTCCCCCGAGTCAGAACCCCGGGGGTCCAGAG TTGCCCAAGATCAGGCCAGGGGATTTTGAAACACAC GAGTGGCCGGACCCCAAGGACTGGAGCTTGCAGGACACGGACGCCTTCGTGCTGGTCTATGACATCTGCAGCCCGGACAGTTTCGACTACGTGAAGGCGCTGCGGCAGCGCATCTCAGAGACCAG GCCGGCGGGCGCACCCGAGGCGCCCATCCTCGTAGTAGGCAACAAGCGGGACCGGCAGCGGCTGCGTTTCGGGCCCCGGCGCGCGCTGGCCGCCCTGGTGCGCAGGGGCTGGCGCTGCGGCTACCTCGAGTGTTCCGCCAAGTACAACTGGCACGTGCTCCGTCTCTTCCGCGAACTGCTGCGTTGCGCTTTGGTACGCGCGCGTCCCGCGCACCCGGCCTTGCGCCTGCAGGGGGCGCTGCACCCGGCGCGCTGCAGCCTCATGTGA
- the RASL10A gene encoding ras-like protein family member 10A isoform X2: MGGSLRVAVLGAPGVGKTAIIRQFLFGDYPERHRPTDGPRLYRPAVLLDGAVYDLSIRDGDGAPPSQNPGGPEEWPDPKDWSLQDTDAFVLVYDICSPDSFDYVKALRQRISETRPAGAPEAPILVVGNKRDRQRLRFGPRRALAALVRRGWRCGYLECSAKYNWHVLRLFRELLRCALVRARPAHPALRLQGALHPARCSLM, encoded by the exons ATGGGGGGCAGCCTGCGGGTGGCCGTGCTGGGCGCCCCTGGCGTGGGCAAGACGGCCATCATCCGCCAGTTCCTGTTCGGTGACTACCCGGAGCGCCACCGGCCCACGGACGGGCCACGCCTCTACCGGCCCGCGGTGCTGCTCGACGGCGCGGTCTACGACCTGAGCATCCGGGACGGCGACGGCGCTCCCCCGAGTCAGAACCCCGGGGGTCCAGAG GAGTGGCCGGACCCCAAGGACTGGAGCTTGCAGGACACGGACGCCTTCGTGCTGGTCTATGACATCTGCAGCCCGGACAGTTTCGACTACGTGAAGGCGCTGCGGCAGCGCATCTCAGAGACCAG GCCGGCGGGCGCACCCGAGGCGCCCATCCTCGTAGTAGGCAACAAGCGGGACCGGCAGCGGCTGCGTTTCGGGCCCCGGCGCGCGCTGGCCGCCCTGGTGCGCAGGGGCTGGCGCTGCGGCTACCTCGAGTGTTCCGCCAAGTACAACTGGCACGTGCTCCGTCTCTTCCGCGAACTGCTGCGTTGCGCTTTGGTACGCGCGCGTCCCGCGCACCCGGCCTTGCGCCTGCAGGGGGCGCTGCACCCGGCGCGCTGCAGCCTCATGTGA
- the GAS2L1 gene encoding GAS2-like protein 1, with translation MADPVAGIAGSAAKSVRPFRSSEAYVEAMKEDLAEWLNALYGLGLPSGGEGFLTGLATGTTLCQHANAVTEAARALAAARPARGVAFQAHSVVPGSFMARDNVATFIGWCRTELGVPEVLMFETEDLVLRKNEKSVVLCLLEVARRGARLGLLAPRLVQFEQEIERELRAAPPAPSAPAAEEDATEIATVAGAPARGPRMTPSDLRNLDELVREILGYCTCPDQFPMIKVSEGKYRVGDSSLLIFVRVLRSHVMVRVGGGWDTLEHYLDKHDPCRCSSSAHRPPQSRARTFSPQRVSPTPSPRAGSPAPGAERRSSRPEVTPISLRSSKEGTETPLRVRDQLPPHPRSRRCSGDSDSSASSAQSGPLGARSEDSGTGSRRERPSRRLTTGTPASPRRPPAPRSQSRDRLDRGRPRGAPGGRGTQLLAPSPARRARSQSREEQTTLLVRRDRDGQHSWVPRGRVSGGSGRSSPQTPRARSPAAPRPLRVSSPSPELGTTPASVFRTPLQLDPKQEQQLFRRLEEEFLANARALEAAAGGTPPGPASDPARPPDPPASDSAYCSSSSSSSSLSVLGSKCGQPGDSSRMANGLPGPRGPVLSSSSDEGSPCPGVGGPPDAPGSPLAGLELPRTWARGRVDTQPDRKPSRIPTPRGPRRPSGSTEPGSWHALHSVSPRGEPDSWM, from the exons ATGGCGGACCCAGTGGCGGGCATCGCGGGCTCGGCAGCCAAGAGTGTGCGGCCGTTCCGCTCAAGTGAGGCCTACGTGGAGGCCATGAAAGAGGACCTAGCTGAGTGGCTCAACGCCTTGTATGGCCTGGGTCTGCCGAGTGGTGGCGAGGGCTTCCTGACGGGGCTGGCCACAGGCACCACCCTGTGCCAACATGCCAACGCCGTCACTGAGGCCGCCCGCGCTTTGGCCGCTGCCCGCCCGGCCCGCGGCGTGGCCTTCCAGGCACACAGCGTGGTGCCCGGCTCTTTCATGGCCCGAGACAACGTGGCCACTTTCATCGGCTGGTGCCGAACAGAGTTGGGTGTGCCTGAAGTGCTCATGTTTGAGACTGAGGACCTGGTGCTGCGGAAGAACGAGAAAAGCGTGGTGCTGTGCCTGCTGGAGGTGGCACGGCGTGGGGCCCGCCTCGGCCTGCTTGCCCCTCGCCTCGTGCAGTTTGAGCAGGAGATTGAGCGGGAGCTCCGTGccgcgcccccggcccccagTGCACCTGCTGCTGAGGAGGATGCCACGGAAATTGCCACCGTGGCAGGGGCTCCTGCCCGTGGGCCCCGCATGACTCCCAGCGACCTGCGCAACCTGGACGAGCTG gTGAGGGAGATCTTAGGCTACTGCACCTGCCCAGACCAGTTTCCCATGATCAAGGTCTCAGAGGGGAAGTACCGCGTGGGAGACTCCAGTCTCCTCATCTTCGTGCGG GTGCTGAGGAGCCATGTGATGGTGCGCGTGGGTGGTGGCTGGGACACTCTGGAGCACTATCTGGACAAGCATGACCCTTGCCGCTGCTCCTCCTCGG CCCACCGCCCGCCCCAGTCCCGGGCCCGCACCTTCTCCCCACAGAGGGTGtctcccacccccagtccccGTGCAGGCAGCCCAGCCCCTGGGGCTGAGCGGCGGAGCTCCCGGCCAGAGGTGACGCCCATTAGCTTACGCAGCTCAAAGGAGGGAACTGAGACCCCACTCAG GGTCCGGGACCAGCTGCCCCCCCATCCCCGCTCCCGCCGCTGCTCCGGGGACAGTGACTCCTCAGCCTCCTCAGCCCAGAGCGGCCCCCTTGGTGCCCGCAGTGAAGACTCAGGCACTGGCTCCCGGAGGGAGCGACCCAGCCGGAGGCTGACCACAGGCACCCCGGCCTCTCCAAGACGGCCTCCAGCTCCGCGCAGCCAGTCCCGAGACCGGCTGGATCGAGGGCGGCCGCGTGGGGCCCCAGGAGGCAGGGGAACCCAGCTGttggcccccagccctgcccgaCGGGCCCGGAGCCAGAGCCGTGAGGAGCAGACCACGCTGCTCGTGCGCAGGGACCGAGATGGGCAGCACTCGTGGGTGCCCCGGGGCAGGGTCAGCGGGGGCTCAGGCAGGAGCAGCCCCCAGACTCCCCGGGCTCGCAGCCCTGCAGCCCCCCGGCCTCTGCGGGTCTCCAGCCCCAGTCCAGAGCTGGGCACCACACCGGCCAGTGTCTTCCGCACCCCCCTGCAGCTTGACCCGAAGCAGGAGCAGCAACTGTTCCGGCGCTTGGAAGAGGAGTTCCTGGCCAATGCCCGAGCCCTTGAGGCTGCTGCTGGCGGGACCCCCCCTGGACCAGCCTCTGACCCAGCTCGGCCCCCAGACCCTCCAGCTTCTGACTCGGCCTACTgttcctccagctcctcctcttcATCCCTCAGTGTCCTGGGTAGCAAGTGTGGCCAACCTGGGGACTCTAGCCGGATGGCCAATGGGCTGCCCGGACCCCGAGGCCCAGTCCTGTCCAGCTCTTCTGATGAAGGCAGCCCCTGCCCTGGTGTAGGGGGCCCACCAGATGCACCTGGGAGCCCCTTGGCTGGCCTGGAGCTCCCGAGGACCTGGGCACGGGGCCGGGTGGACACACAGCCAGACCGAAAACCTTCACGCATCCCAACGCCACGGGGCCCTCGCCGCCCATCTGGATCCACAGAGCCTGGGTCCTGGCATGCCCTGCACTCAGTGAGCCCAAGGGGAGAGCCGGATTCCTGGATGTGA